A single window of Mycobacterium sp. ITM-2016-00318 DNA harbors:
- a CDS encoding serine/threonine-protein kinase, producing MLPVGVEFEGYVVDTTLGRGGYAAVYRAHTAAEPNHAVALKVLDEHHRGDDQIAKLRKEFEFAHQLDHPHVITVYRQGHGWLTMELVDGGTATRLITWTDKLRTLAQIADALDYIHQCGIVHCDVKPTNILVSQDCSRSVLIDFGVAFAVAETVGWHATRIETSLPYSAPELLRGRPPSALTDQYALACTAVELLIGRPPYSAETWMELVDAHLSRPVPSYSKKIPWVPRLFDTWLHRALAKLPESRYDSCVQLIEQLDRALG from the coding sequence GTGCTTCCCGTAGGCGTGGAGTTCGAGGGTTATGTCGTCGACACCACCCTCGGGCGTGGCGGATACGCCGCTGTGTACCGGGCACATACCGCCGCCGAGCCGAATCACGCTGTGGCGCTGAAGGTTCTCGACGAGCATCACCGCGGTGACGATCAGATCGCCAAGCTGCGAAAAGAATTCGAGTTCGCGCATCAACTCGACCATCCCCACGTCATCACCGTGTACCGGCAGGGCCACGGCTGGCTCACGATGGAGTTGGTCGATGGCGGCACCGCTACCCGCCTTATCACCTGGACCGACAAGCTCCGAACACTCGCCCAGATCGCCGATGCGTTGGACTACATCCATCAATGCGGGATCGTGCACTGCGACGTCAAGCCGACGAATATTCTTGTATCACAGGATTGCTCGCGGTCAGTGCTCATCGACTTCGGCGTCGCGTTCGCGGTCGCCGAGACGGTCGGCTGGCATGCGACACGCATCGAGACCTCGCTGCCGTACTCGGCGCCGGAGTTGCTGCGCGGCAGGCCGCCGTCCGCTCTCACCGATCAGTACGCGCTGGCATGCACCGCCGTGGAGCTGCTGATCGGCCGTCCGCCGTATTCAGCCGAGACGTGGATGGAACTCGTCGACGCACACCTCAGCAGGCCGGTGCCCAGCTACTCGAAGAAGATCCCTTGGGTGCCACGCCTTTTCGACACGTGGCTGCACAGAGCGTTGGCGAAGCTCCCCGAGAGCCGTTACGACTCTTGTGTGCAACTGATCGAACAGCTCGATCGCGCGCTGGGCTAG